The genomic window CATGGACGAGGAGCCGTTGGACTCCAGGATGTCCGAGACCACGCGGATCGTGTACGGGAACTCCTCCTTGGAGGGCAGCACGGCCTGGACCGCACGCTCCGCCAGCGCACCGTGGCCGATCTCGCGCCGCCCCGGGCTGCCGAAGCGACGCACCTCGCCGACGGAGAAGGCGGGGAAATTATAGTGGAGCATGAAGGGCTTGAAGGACTCGCCCTCGAGCGCCTCGATCTTCTGCTCGTCCTGCTTGGTCCCGAGCGTCACCGCCGCGAGCGCTTGAGTCTCGCCCCGCGAGAAGAGCGCCGAGCCGTGGGCCCGGGGCAGGAAACCGACCTCGCACGCGATGGCGCGTGTCTCCGTCGGAGACCGTCCGTCCACACGGATCCCCTTCTCGAGGACGAGTCGCCGCACCTCGGCCTTCTCCACTCGCTCGAAACCCTCCCGCACCCTGGCCCTGTCCGCTTCCTCCGCGCCCAGGGCCTGGAAGACCTCCTGGAAGATCTGCTCCACGGCCTGGGCGCGCGCCTGCTTCTCGTGGACGCTCAGCGCGTGAGCGATCTTGGCGACCGCCAGCTCTCTGACCCGCGCCTCCAGCCTCGGATCGGCGACAGCGACGGGGTCGACCGCCCACGCGGGCTTGCCGCCCGGCGCCACGAGCGCCTTCTGGATCTTGACCAGTTCCTTGCACTGGGCGTGGCCGAAGGCGATCGCCCGGAGGACCGTCTCCTCCGACACCTCCTTGGCGCCCGCCTCCACCATCAGCACCGCGTCCTCGGTCGCCGCCATAACGAGGTCCAGCGCCGAGACGGCGAGCTGGCTCTCGGTGGGGTTGGCGACGAGCTGGCCATCGACGAGCCCGACCCTCACCGCCCCGATCGGGCCCCCGAACGGGATCCCCGAAACGGCCAGGGCGGCTGAGGCCCCGTTCATCGCGAGGACGTCGGGGTCGTTCTCCTGATCGGCAGAGATCGCGAGGACGATGACCTGCACCTCGTGCTTGAAGCCCGGAGGAAAGAGCGGCCGGAGGGGGCGATCGATCAGCCGCGAGGTCAGGACCTCCTTCTCCATGGGCCGACCCTCGCGCTTGAAGAAGCCCCCGGGGATACGCCCGCCGGCGTACGCACGCTCGCGGTAATCCACGGTGAGCGGAAAGAAATCGACCCCCTCGAGGGGGGTCTTGGTTGCCACCACCGTGGCTAGGACCATGGTTCCGCCGTAGCGGACCAGGACCGCGCCGTCGGCCTGTTTAGCAACCCGCCCGGTCTCCAGGGAAAGAACCCGACCGCCGACTTCGGTTTGCGTGGCATGAATCATACGGACACCTAACCTCCTGCCTTAGGGGGAACGATCATCGCAGCCGATCGGCCCGGCGCAAGCGGGCTCGCGGTGCTGGATCCGGACCCGGGAGCCGCCTTCACCGGCGGATTCCGAGCTTCTCTGTCAAGGCGCGGTACCGCTCAGCGTCCTTCTTGCGCAGGTACTCGAGGAGCCCGCGTCGCTTCCCGATCAGCATGAGCAGGCCGCGCCGGGAGTGATGGTCCTTCTGGTGGATTTTAAAGTGTTCGGAGAGGCTCTGAATCCGCTCCGATAGGATGGCGATCTGAACTTCTGGCGACCCCGTATCCCCCTCATGGAGCCTGAACTGCTCGATGAGGACCTTCTTCTGGTTGA from Candidatus Rokuibacteriota bacterium includes these protein-coding regions:
- the pnp gene encoding polyribonucleotide nucleotidyltransferase, which encodes MIHATQTEVGGRVLSLETGRVAKQADGAVLVRYGGTMVLATVVATKTPLEGVDFFPLTVDYRERAYAGGRIPGGFFKREGRPMEKEVLTSRLIDRPLRPLFPPGFKHEVQVIVLAISADQENDPDVLAMNGASAALAVSGIPFGGPIGAVRVGLVDGQLVANPTESQLAVSALDLVMAATEDAVLMVEAGAKEVSEETVLRAIAFGHAQCKELVKIQKALVAPGGKPAWAVDPVAVADPRLEARVRELAVAKIAHALSVHEKQARAQAVEQIFQEVFQALGAEEADRARVREGFERVEKAEVRRLVLEKGIRVDGRSPTETRAIACEVGFLPRAHGSALFSRGETQALAAVTLGTKQDEQKIEALEGESFKPFMLHYNFPAFSVGEVRRFGSPGRREIGHGALAERAVQAVLPSKEEFPYTIRVVSDILESNGSSSMATVCGASLALMDAGVPVKAPVAGIAMGLIKEADRVAVLTDIMGTEDHYGDMDFKVAGTEKGVTALQMDIKIAGVSTEIMGQALAQAREARLGVLKKMSEALARPRPELSPYAPRFVTIRIRPEKIREVIGPGGKVIRGIQEQTGVKIDVEDDGRVTVFAADNGAVQKAIAIIQDICREVELERIYLGKVKKIVEFGAFVELIPGSEGLLHISQIAESRIRSVGDVLAEGDEVLVKVIEIDSNGKVRLSRKMALREQPAMADRERRKQA
- the rpsO gene encoding 30S ribosomal protein S15 is translated as MPVSVNQKKVLIEQFRLHEGDTGSPEVQIAILSERIQSLSEHFKIHQKDHHSRRGLLMLIGKRRGLLEYLRKKDAERYRALTEKLGIRR